Proteins from one Thermobifida alba genomic window:
- the serA gene encoding phosphoglycerate dehydrogenase, with the protein MPKPVVLVAEELSPAGIALLEEDFEVRTVDGADRSQLLPALAGADALIVRSATKVDAEALAAGPALKVVARAGVGLDNVDVEAATKAGVLVVNAPTSNIISAAEQAINLLLATARNTAPAHAALVRGEWKRSKYTGVELYDKTVGVVGLGRIGVLVAQRLEAFGTKLIAYDPFVQPARAAQLGVELVELDELLERSDFITVHLPKTKDTIGLIGEEALRKVKPSVRIVNAARGGIVDETALYHALKEGRVAGAGLDVFAKEPCTDSPLFELENVVVAPHLGASTHEAQEKAGTQVARSVKLALAGEFVPDAVNIQGKGVAEDVKPGLPLAEKLGRILAALADGAVTRVEVEVRGEIVAHDVKIIELAALKGLFTDIVEEAVTYVNAPLVAKERGVEVSLTTEEESPNWRNLITVRGILADGRRVSVSGTLTGPRQLEKIVEVNGYTMEIAPSEHMAFFSYDDRPGVVGVVGQLLGQAQVNIAGMQVSRDKEGGEALIALTVDSAIPDETLSTISAEIGAEISRVDLVD; encoded by the coding sequence GTGCCCAAGCCAGTCGTCCTGGTCGCGGAAGAACTCTCGCCCGCCGGAATCGCGCTGTTGGAAGAGGACTTCGAGGTCCGAACCGTCGACGGCGCCGACCGTTCCCAGCTCCTCCCCGCGCTCGCCGGAGCCGACGCGCTGATCGTGCGCAGCGCCACCAAGGTGGACGCCGAGGCGCTGGCCGCGGGACCCGCCCTGAAGGTCGTGGCGCGTGCGGGCGTCGGACTGGACAACGTCGACGTCGAGGCCGCGACCAAGGCGGGCGTGCTCGTCGTGAACGCGCCCACCTCCAACATCATCAGCGCGGCCGAGCAGGCCATCAACCTGCTCCTGGCGACGGCCCGCAACACCGCTCCCGCCCACGCCGCCCTGGTGCGGGGCGAGTGGAAGCGCTCCAAGTACACCGGCGTCGAACTGTACGACAAGACCGTCGGCGTCGTGGGGCTGGGGCGCATCGGCGTGCTCGTCGCCCAGCGGCTCGAAGCGTTCGGCACCAAGCTGATCGCCTACGACCCCTTCGTGCAGCCCGCCCGCGCCGCGCAGCTGGGCGTCGAACTCGTCGAACTGGACGAGCTGCTGGAGCGCAGCGACTTCATCACGGTGCACCTACCCAAGACCAAGGACACGATCGGCCTCATCGGCGAGGAGGCGCTGCGCAAGGTCAAGCCGAGCGTGCGCATCGTCAACGCCGCGCGCGGCGGGATCGTGGACGAGACCGCCCTCTACCACGCCCTCAAGGAGGGCCGGGTCGCCGGCGCGGGCCTCGACGTGTTCGCCAAGGAGCCGTGCACCGACAGCCCGCTGTTCGAGCTGGAGAACGTCGTGGTGGCCCCGCACCTGGGCGCCAGCACGCACGAGGCGCAGGAGAAGGCCGGCACGCAGGTGGCCCGGTCCGTCAAGCTCGCGCTGGCCGGCGAGTTCGTGCCGGACGCCGTCAACATCCAGGGCAAGGGCGTGGCCGAGGACGTCAAGCCGGGCCTGCCGCTGGCGGAGAAGCTCGGCCGCATCCTCGCCGCGCTCGCCGACGGCGCGGTGACCCGCGTCGAGGTCGAGGTCCGCGGCGAGATCGTCGCCCACGACGTCAAGATCATCGAGCTGGCCGCGCTCAAGGGCCTCTTCACCGACATCGTGGAAGAGGCCGTGACCTACGTGAACGCGCCGCTGGTGGCCAAGGAGCGCGGCGTGGAGGTGAGCCTCACCACCGAGGAGGAGAGCCCCAACTGGCGCAACCTCATCACGGTGCGCGGCATCCTCGCCGACGGCCGGCGCGTCTCGGTGTCGGGCACCCTGACCGGCCCGCGCCAGCTGGAGAAGATCGTCGAGGTCAACGGCTACACCATGGAGATCGCGCCCAGCGAGCACATGGCGTTCTTCTCCTACGACGACCGCCCCGGCGTGGTCGGCGTGGTCGGCCAGCTGCTCGGCCAGGCCCAGGTGAACATCGCGGGCATGCAGGTCAGCCGGGACAAGGAGGGGGGCGAGGCGCTCATCGCGCTGACCGTCGACTCGGCCATTCCCGACGAGACCCTCAGCACCATCTCCGCCGAGATCGGCGCCGAGATCAGCCGGGTGGACCTGGTCGACTGA